TATCACTTTGATAAGGATTACCGACTGACAAATATAAGAATTACTGCTCAAGCTGAGGAAAAAGTTCCTTCTATTTCAGATATATATTTTGCAGCTGTGTTTGTTGAAAATGAGATAAAAGATTTGTTTGGAATAGAATTTGAAAATCTTTTGATTGATTACGAAGGAAAGTTCATGATAACTGAAGAGTTAGAATCTCCTATGCGCAAAAAGCCAGTGGTAAAAGTAAAGAAAGGAGAGTAAGAAAGCTTTGGGGAAGAGAACGATAGTTCCGTTTGGTCCACAGCATCCTGTTTTGCCGGAACCTCTGCAGCTTAGGCTTGTTTTAGAGGACGAAAAAGTTGTTGAAGCGATACCTGCAATAGGTTATGTTCACAGAGGACTTGAAAAGCTTGCTGAGGAAAAGGATATAAACCAGAACATATATGTAGTCGAAAGAGTTTGTGGTATATGCAGTTTTCAACAAGCTTTGGCTTACTGTCAGGGAATTGAAGAGCTAATGGGCATTGAAGTGCCTGACAGAGCAAGGTATTTACGAGTTATTTGGGCAGAACTTCACAGACTTCACAGCCACCATTTGTGGCTTGGGTTATTGGCTGACGCTTTTGGTTTTGAAAGTCTTTTTATGCAATGCTGGAGAAATAGAGAGCTTGTGATGGACCTTATGGAAGCAACAGCAGGTTCAAGAGTTATAATTTCCACAAATATAATTGGTGGGGTTAGAAGAGATATAGATGCTGATAAACAAAAGTTCATTTTAGATAATCTTGCAAAACTGGAAGAGGAGCTAAAGAAGATAGAAGGTTCGTTTTTGAACGATTATACAGTCAAGAAAAGACTTGTAGGTGTAGGTGTTCTGAGCAAACAAGAAGCTTACGAGCTTGGATGCGTTGGACCTATGGCAAGGGCAAGTGGAATTAGTATGGATTTGCGAACCCTTGGATATGCAGCATATGGCGAACTTGACTTTGAACCTGTCGTGGAAAATGACGGGGACTGCTATGCAAGACTTAAAGTAAGACTTCGCGAGTGCTATCAGTCAATTGACCTTATTCGTCAGGCTATATCTAAGATGCCAGAAGGTGAGATTTCAACACCAGTCAAAGGATTTCCAAACGGTGAGGTTATTTCAAGGGTTGAACAGCCACGAGGAGAAGATGTATATTATATAAAGGCAAACGGGACAAAGAATTTAGAAAGGCTTAGAATTAGAACACCAACATTTGCAAATATTCCTGCGCTTGTGAAGATGCTTCAGGGTGTGGATTTTGCAGATGTTCCAATGCTTGTTTTGACAATTGATCCATGTATCTCATGTACTGAAAGGTAAAAAGTTTTTGTAAAGAGGGATGGTAAAATGTTTGGAATGCTCAAAAATGTTCTTGACAACCTATTTTCAAAGCCTGCAACAAGACTTTATCCGAAGGAAAAGAGGCCGTTTTTTAAAGATACAAGAGGAAGCCTTGAGATAGAGATAGAGAAATGTATCTTTTGTGGTATTTGCCAGAGAAAATGTCCTTCAAATGCGATAGTGGTGGATAGAAACTCAAGGACATGGCAGCTAAATCAGTACAAGTGCGTGCTCTGCAATGTATGTGTTGAGTCCTGTCCTAAAAAGTGTTTAATTTCAAAAGAGCAATTTAACGTTCCAACCACTTATAAAGAGTTTTACATCAAAAAGCAGGAAGTAAAAGATGAGGTGCAGCCAAAGGCACAGGCTGCTGCAACTAATGGTTAAATATGAGACTTTGGCTAAAGCTTAAAGCAGAAGTGGAAGGAAAATGGTAAAATGCATGAGTATTTTGTTACACAGCAGCTTGTAAAGATTGCAGAAGATGAGCTGAAAAATATCCACTTTAAAAAGGTTACAAGAATTAAAGTTGTAGTTGGGGAGCTGAGTGGAATTATTGATGAATCGCTGAAATTTTATTTTGACATTCTAACAAAAGGAACAATCTTAGAAGGCGCTCAGCTCAAAATAATTCCCAAAAAGGCTCTTTTGTACTGTCAAAAATGTAGTGAATATTTTGAGAGGACAAAAGATTTTACCTGTCCAAAATGTTTGTCGTTAGGCAAACTTACTGAACATGGTAAGGAATTTTATATTGAGTCTATAGAGGTAGATGATTGAGATGGAGATAAAGGTAATAAAAAATATTTTAGAGCGGAATCAAAACGCAGCCGACAATATAAGAAGGTTAGCAGATGAAAATAAATGGTATATTGTGAATGTGATGGGGTCACCTGGTGCAGGTAAGACATCTTTCATTAAGTGCATGATAGAAAATCTTAAAGACACATTTAACATTGCAGTGATTGAAGGTGATGTTGCATCAACAATTGATGCCGAGCAAATTGCAAGCTATGGAGTTAAAGTTTTGCAGATAAACACAGGTGGTGCTTGCCATTTAGTTGCAGATAGTGTTGCAGAAGCAATAGATACTCTCAAGCCTATGCCCAAAACAGTAATCTTTGTTGAAAACATTGGCAATCTCATCTGTCCATCTTCGTTCGATTTGGGAGAAAACCTGAGAGTTGTTGTATCTTCTGCTGCAGAGGGTGATGACAAGCCATATAAATATCCTATAATGTTTGAAAAAGCTGACGTTGTTGTTCTATCAAAGATTGATGTAATTGATGTCATTGGTTTTGATATGCAAAGATACAAAAAGGGTTTAGAAGCTATAAAAGACAAAGATTTAAAACTGTTTGAGGTATCGTTCAGGACAAAAGAAGGTATGGAAAGACTTACTAATTACTTTTATACTCTTTTAGATCCATATTTCAAAAAGTAGGGGAAAATGCTTATGAAAAGGTACAGATTTATATTTAAAGGGCTTGTGCAAGGGGTCGGTTTTCGACCCTTTATTTATAGTTTCGCAAAAAAATATGAACTTACAGGGTTTGTAAAAAATACTGGTGAAGGCGTTTTGGCAGAGTTTCAGGGAGATATAACTTCAGAGCAAATAACACATTATATTATAACTAACCTTCCCAAAAACGCTATTTTAGAGAAAATAGAGTTTTATGAGATTGAACCGGTTGTAGATGAAAAAGAATTTTGTATTGTTGAAAGTCAAAAAAATAGGATTTCAACAGTCCTGCCATATGACTTAGGGATGTGTGAAAATTGCAAAAGAGAATTTTATGATAAATCTCACAGACACTATCACAACGTATTTATTAGCTGCACAGACTGCGGACCAAGATACACAATTATTGAAGCATTGCCATATGATAGAGAAAATACATCTATGAAGCAATTTAAATTTTGCAGTGATTGCGAAAGGGAGTACTTTACTCCGGACAACAGAAGATTCAATGCACAGTCAACAACCTGCCCAGTATGTGGACCAAGACTTTTTCTTTTTTCATTTGGTGAAAAAAAACATATCCATGGAGAGGCAATTGAACTTTTAGATTTTGTTTCTCAAAAAATTTTAGAGGGATATATAGTCGCAATAAAAGGAATAGGTGGCTTTCACTTGGTGTGTGACCCATACAATGAAACTGTAGTCAAAAGACTATTTGAAAGCAAAAGACGAGAAGGTAAGCCTTTAGCACTTGTTGCCCGGGGCATTGAAGTAGTAAAAAAATACTGCCATGTCAATAAGATGGAAGAAGAGATTTTTTCTTCTCCACGATGTCCTATAATTCTTTTCGAAAAAAAGACTGAGCATTTTTCACATGTAAATAGCAATCTTCACACCCTCGGTATAATGAGGGCGTACACCCCTATTTTGGACTATATCCTGAGCAAAACTGGCAGGGACTTTTTAATTGCAACCTCTGCCAACCTTTCAGGAATTCCAATGATTATTGATGAAAGCGATGCTATTCAAAAACTTGAGGGTATCTGTGACTATGTGCTCTATCATAACAGAAAAATAGTTCGAAGGTGCGATGATAGTGTTGGGTTTGTTGTAAAAGATAAGTTTGTACTGACAAGACCGGGAAGAGGTTTTGCTCCTCTGAGACTAAACCTATCTTTATCACAATTTGTAGAGAAAAATATCTTAGCGTTAGGAGGTCATGAAAAAGCTACAGTTGCTTTAAAAAAAGAGGATGAGGTTATTGTAAGTCAATACTTAGGTGACCTTGACACAAAAGAGTATATAGACTTTTACAAGTCTGCACTAAGTGACCTTCTTTTTCTATACAACTTAGAATATGATTATATTGCCTGTGATTTTCACAAAAACTATTTTACAACCTCCATTGCCGAGGATATTGCCATAAAAGATAACAAAAGAATTGTATATGTTCAGCATCATATAGCCCACGTGTTTTCAGGTATGCTTGAAAATGATTTAGAGAGCTGTATAGGCTTTGCATTTGACGGAACAGGCTTGGGATTGGATGGGAACATATGGGGAAGTGAAGGATTTATAATTAATAAAAGCGATGTAAAAAGGGTATTTCATTTGAAATACTATCCTTTAGTGGGCGGAGAAAAATCTATAAAAGAGCCTGTGAGACTGGCATACTATTTTGCATATGAAATTGATAAAAATTTCGCAGAAGAATATTTTGCTAATTCAGTTTTTCTTTCAAAAATTGTAAAGGCAGCAAGGTTACTGAGTTACCCTCTTTGCTCAAGTTTTGGAAGGATATTTGATGTTGTTGGTGTACTTTTAAGGTGTGGTGAGAAAAATAGTTTTGAAGCACAGATTCCAATGGTTTTAGAAAGTATTGCAGACAAGACCGAAGAGGGGTTTTATGATTTTGTTATGAATTTTGAACATGAAATTGAAATAGATATTGTGTATATACTACAACAAATCATTAATGATATTAAAAGAAAGACTGACAGAAGCTTGATTTCTGCGAAATTTCACAACACCGTTGCAAAAATAGTTGTTGAAGTGGCAAAGAGGTTGAGAGAAAATTATAATAAAGACGTTGTAGTACTATCTGGTGGAGTATTCCAAAACAGGCTTTTGCTTGAAAAGACAGTGTCTATGCTTGAGAAAGAAGGGTTTAAAGTTTATTTTAATTCCTTATTTCCCATAAACGATGGGGGAATTTCAGCTGGACAAGTATATTATACAATCCAATTATTAAAAAATTGTTAAAGGAGTTTTAAAAATATGTGTTTAGGGTATCCTGCAAAAGTGATTGAAATTTTAGAAGATGGTAAGAAAGCTATTGTTGACTATTTAGGTTTAAAGAAAACTGTAAATGTGTCTCTCATAAAAGAGCTTGCTGTTGGTGATTATTTGCTTATTCACTCAGGAGTTGCAATTGAAAAAATAGATGAAAAAGAAGCCGAGGAAATAGAAAAACTTTTTGGTGAGGTAAGAAATGCAAACTCTTGAAAAGGGAAATCCTATTATTAACACAATAAAAAACAATATTGAAAAGATTGGCAGGCAGCTAAGAATAATTGAGGTGTGTGGCACCCATACTGTTTCAATTTACCGAAACGGTTTTCACAGTCTTTTTAAAGGATATATAGATTTTATTTCAGGTCCTGGCTGCCCAGTTTGCGTAACTCATGAAGGGTATATAGATAATCTCATTGAGCTTGCAAAAATGAACTATACTATCTACACTTTTGGAGACCTTATGAAAGTTCCAGGCAAAAGTATGTCTTTAGCTGAGGCAAAAGCAAAAGGCGGCAAAATTAAAATTATGTACTCACCGGTTGATGCTGTTGAGAATATAGCCGAGGATGAAGAAGCAATAATTGCTGCAGTAGGGTTTGAGACCACAGTTCCAGCCTTTGCTCTGAGCCTGGAAAAGGTATTGGAAAAGGATTTGAAAAATGTCAAGTTTGCATGTGAGCTTAAAACCATTGACCAGCCGCTGAAAGTCCTCTTAAAAGATCACATAAAAGTGGATGGACTTATCCTGCCAGGACATGTTGCAACAATTTTGGGTGTTGATGGATTTAAGTTTGTTGAGGAGTTTGAGATTCCTTCTGTTATATCTGGATTTGAAAAGTATGATATTCTGCTTTCTTTGCTGAGTTTAACACAAAGTATCTTAGATAATGATTTTACTGTAAAAAATGAGTACAAAAGAATTGTAAAAAAAGAGGGTAACACAGTTGCAAAAAGGTATATAGAGAGATTTTTTGAAAGAACTGATGCGTATTTTAGAGGACTTGGCTTGATTGAGGGTGGTGGGTTGAGACTTAAAAGTGAGTATTCTTCCTTTTCAGTCCAGCTTAAATATGACTATGAAAGTTTTTCTAATTCTGCGTGCAGATGTGCAGATGTGCTCACAGGCAAATTAAAGCCTTTTGAATGTCCTCTTTTTGAAAAGGTATGCACACCTCAGACACCAAAAGGGGCGTGTATGGTATCACAAGAAGGTTCTTGCAATGCATACTTCAGATTTGGGAAGTGGAAATGATGAGGACTATTCGTAAGGAACATGGCAATGGCGGAAAACAGACATATGAGCTGATTGACAACCTTTTCAAGCCAATATTTGGTTCTGAAATATTGAAAAGCGGTGATGATTCAACAGTATTTTCTTTAAGCGGTATGAAAGTGGGAATATCAACAGATTCATTTGTAGTAAAGCCATATTTTTTTAAAGGAGGAGATATTGGAAAGCTTTCAGTATGTGGTACGGTAAATGACTTAGCTGTTGCAGGACTTGAACCAAAGTATATTACCGTTTCTTTTATAATTGAAGAAGGATTTTCAATAGATGATTTAGAGAAAATTACAAGATCAATAAAGAAATATGCAGATTTGGCAAAGGTTGAAGTTGTTGCAGGGGATACAAAGGTTGTAGAAAAAGGTGCGGCAGATGGGATATTTATAAATACGACTGGATTGGGTGTTGCAAGAGATACCCAAAAAATGCCTTTGATTTCAAGAATAAAAGGTAATCAAGTTGTAATTGTCAGTGGGGATATAGGAAGACATGGAGCATGCATATATTCTCACAATGAAGACCTTGGGTTTGAAGACAGGATAGAATCCGATTGTGGGCTTTTGTTAGATGTAATTTCAGAGCTGATGCAAGAGGTAGATGTTGCGTATATGAAAGACCTTACAAGAGGTGGGCTTGCAACAGCTTTAAATGAGATTGTCCAAAAGTCTGGCTTTGATATAAAAGTTGAGGAAGAAAAAATACCTGTGGCAGATGAGGTAAAAGCTCTGTGCGATATTCTGGGGCTGGATAGTTATTATCTTGCTTGTGAAGGTAGGTTTGTTGCCATAGTAAATGGTGATGAAAAAGAGAAAGCTATTGAGATTTTGAAAAAGTACAACAGGTTTGCATGTGAGATTGGGAAGGTAGAAGAAAGTAGGGAAAAGAGAGTATATCTGTCAACCACCTTTGGCGGTACGAGAATTTTGGACATGCTTTATTATGAAATGTTACCAAGGATTTGCTAAGGAAAATTTGTGACTGAGATGAGGGTGAAAAGAATGTGCATGACGGTACCTTTAAGTTTTGTCAACAGGAAAACAAACATCTTTGTTGGGACGGCGGGAAGCGGCAAAAGTGAGATAGCTCTGAATGTTTCTTTGGAACTTGGGGAGTTTTTCAATGTAAATTTAATTGATGCGGATATAATAAATTTTTATTATAATCTCAGAAGTGTTAAGCATATTATTGAGAATAAAAATATAAATTTTATTTCTACACACTTTGAGGACAAAAGCATAGATCTTCCGGTTCTTTCTGGCAGGGTTTTTGAAGCGCTGAGCAGTTCAAACGGAGTCAACATAATAGATGTAGGTGGAGATGAGCTTGGCAGTAGAGTTGTTGGCCAGTTCAAAGAGTTGCTTGACAAAAAAGGGTACAGTGTTTTTTATGTTGCCAACATATACAGGCCGTTTAATTCAAATGAGGAAGAAATCTTGCAGAACATGCATGAAATTGAGAGTATTCTGGGGATGAACATTACAGCTATTATAAATAATTCTCATCTTCTTTCAGAAACAAAACCAGAAGATATTATAAGAAGCCTCAAAATTATCCAAAACGTAGCTGAAAAAAAAGATATTCCCTATATTCTTACTGTAGTTGAAGAGAATCTATTTGAAGAAGAGCTTTTAGAAGAAATAAAAAAATATTCTCTTGTATATGCCATTAAAAGGTATATAATAAGATAAGAACCCATTTTGGAGGTTGATAAGTTGAGGCTAAAAATCGAATATGATAAGTGCAAAAGTTGTGGACTTTGTGTGGAAATCTGTCCTAAGAAAATCTTGTATATCAACAGAAGCAGAATAAACAAAAAAGGGTATAATCCTGTTGAAGTAAAGGACCAAAACTCATGTATTGGCTGTGGAAGCTGCTATAAAATTTGTCCTGACATAGTGTTTGAGGTAGGTGAGTAAACTTTGAAAATTCTTATGAAAGGTAACGAAGCCATTGCTGAGGCAGCACTGAGGGCTGGCTGTGAATGTTTTTTTGGGTATCCAATCACACCTCAGACAGAACTTTTGCAGTATATGGCTAAAAAGCTTTTAAAAAGTGGCGGTGTTTTTATCCAGGCAGAGAGCGAAGTTGGAGCAATTAACATGGCTTACGGCGCGTCAAGCTGTGGCAAGAGGGTTATGACATCATCATCTGGTCCAGGAATAAGCTTAAAACAAGAGGGTATATCATATTTAGCAGGTGCTCAGCTTCCATGCGTGATTGTAAACATTATGAGAGGTGGACCAGGGCTTGGCAATATAAACGCTGCCCAGTCTGATTATCTTCAGGCTACAAAAGGTGGCGGACATGGAGATTATAAGGTGATTGTGCTTGCTCCATCTTCTGTGCAAGAAGCAGTAGAGCTTACAATGAAGGCATTTGACCTTGCAGACAAGTACCGTAACCCTGTTATGATTTTAGGTGATGGAATGCTTGGACAGATGATGGAGGTTGTTGAGTTCGACGAAAACTATCAACCACAAAAGGTAGAAAAACCATGGGCAGTGACGGGCGAGAGAAATAGAGAAAAAAGAGTGACAAACTCTCTTTATATTGTTCCAGAAGAGCTTGAAAAACATAATTTTAAGCTAAAAGAAAAGTACAAAAAAATAAAGGAAAATGAGGTAATGCTCGAAGAATACTTGGCAGACGATGCAAGGGTTATTTTTGTCTCATTTGGAATGTGTGCAAGGATTGTAAAAAGTGCTGTAAACAGATTAAGACAAGCAGGCGAGAAGGTTGGGCTTGTAAGGCCAATCACCCTTTGGCCATTTCCAGAAAATGAGCTAAAAAGTTATGCATTAAAAGAGGAAGTAGAATTTTTTATTGACATTGAGATGAATTTGGGACAGATGCTTGAGGATGTTAAGCTTTCTGTGGAAGGGAAAAAAACAGTACACTTTTATGGAAGAACAGGTGGCATGGTTCCCACAATTCAAGAAATAATAGACTTTTATTATTCCCTTAAAAAGTAGCAAATGGGGCACACCAAATTTGAGAGGAAGATGATAGAATGAAGTTCAAAAGACCAGAGTGTTTGACAAAAGAGAGTATGCATTACTGTCCGGGGTGTGGACATGGAATCATTCACAGGCTAATTGCTGAGGTTATTGACGAGGATTACAAAGAGAGTAAAATAATAGGTGTTGCACCTGTTGGCTGTGCAGTTTTTATATATGACTATTTTAATTTTGACTTTGTAGCAGCAGCTCATGGGAGAGCCACAGCCGCTGCAACAGGTGTAAAAAGGAGCATTCCAGACGCTCTAGTGTTTTCATATCAAGGTGACGGTGATATTGCGGCAATTGGGACATCTGAGGTCATACATGCAGCAACCCGAGGTGAAAACTTTACAGCTATATTTGTAAACAACGGAGTTTATGCTATGACAGGTGGCCAGATGGCACCGACAACAATTCCTGGGCAGGTTACAGTCTCATCTCCATATGGGCGTGACCCAAAGGTGCAAGGTTATCATATAAAGCTTTGTGAAATGCTTGTGCCACTTGATGGTGTTGCCTTTGTTGCAAGAACATCAATACATAACTTAAAAAATATTGAGTTTACCAAAAAAGCGATAAAAAGAGCTTTTGAAGTTCAGATGAACAATGAAGGTTTTTCTATTATAGAAGTGCTCTCAAACTGCCCTACAAACTGGGGACTTTCACCTTTAGAGAGTATGAAGAGAATAGAAAATGAGGTACTAAAATACTACAGTATAGGAATTTTCAAAGATAAAGGCAGGGGAATTTGAAGATGACAGAGGAGATTTTAATTGCAGGATTTGGTGGTCAGGGTGTTCTTTTTTTAGGACAGGTATTTGCCCATCTTGGAATGAAAAAGGGGTTTAATGTGTCATGGCTTCCGTCGTACGGACCTGAAATGAGGGGTGGGACAGCGAACTGCAGTGTTATAATCTCAAGTGATATGATTGGTTCTCCTGTTGTGTTCAATCCCGATACATTATTTGTTTTAAATAAACCATCGCTTGAAAAATTTGAACCTGCGATAAAAAAAAGTGGGCTTTTACTTGTAAACAGTTCTCTTGTGGATATCTGTGCAAATAGAGATGATATAAATGTTCATTATATTCCGGCAACTGAGATTGCTTCAAGTGTAGGGAATATTCGAGTTGCAAACATTGTAATGTTTGGCGCATATTTGGCAATAAAACAAAACTTTTCAGTTGACGAGGCAAAAGGTGTTTTAAGAGAGTTTTCAAAAACAGAAGAAATTTATAATTTAAACTGTTTGGCTCTTGAAAAGGGCTTTGAAGCAATTGCTGGACGGGGGTAAAATTTGAGGTGAAAAGGTTTATATTAATTGGAATTGTTGTGGTGCTTTTGATAGCAAGCACAGTTCTGGGATATACTCTTTATACCAATGTTACGAAAGTTCTTGATACAGATAGGATTTATAAAGGCATTTATGTTGAGGGTGTTCATTTGGGTGGACTTACCACAGAAGAGGCTCTTGAGCTTTTAAAAAAGACTTATTTTGAGCCACTGCAGAACAAAAAAGTTGAAGTTATAGTTGAAGACAAAAGCTATTTTCTTGAGTATTCTTCTCTTGGAATAAAGATGGATATTGACAAGGCAGTAGAAAAGGCATATTCAATTGGCAGAAAGGGCAATTTTGCAACACGGTTTAAAGAGATAAAAAAGGTTTATGAAAATCCAGTGGTCATAAGACTTAATTTCGAATATGATGAAAACAAACTCAAAAAGTTTGTAGATGAACTTTTTAACACATACTATCAATCGCCTGTTAATGCAAGTATCAAAAAAGTAGGAGACCAGTTTGTTATAACTCCAGAGAGAATAGGGAAAAAACTTGATTATGGCTATCTTTTGAATAAATTGAAAGACATAATTAAAAACAAGCAAGAAGGTAAGGTTTATGTAAGATTTTTAAGAATAACTCCGCGAATCACAGCGAGTGAACTATCAAAAGTAAAAGAAATAATAGGTTCGTTTACCACAAAGTTTGATAGTTCAAATGTTGCAAGAAGCGAAAATATAAGGGTAGCTGCCCAAAAGATAAATGGTAGCTTAGTGATGCCGGGCGAAATATTTTCGCTGTCAAAGGTAATTGGACCTGTAACAGTCGAAAATGGTTTTAAAATTGCAAAAGTTATTGTCAATAATGAGTTTGTAGACGGTGTTGGTGGAGGGCTTTGTCAAATAGCAACCACTATGTACAATGCAGTTTTGATGGCCCAGCTGAAGGTTGTGGAAAGAGCACCACATTCAGCTCTAATTTCGTACGTGCCACCTGGCAGGGATGCAACAATTGCTTCAGGTTCAATAGATTTTAAATTCAAAAATACAACAAATGCGCCTATCTATGTTGAAAGTTATACTTCCAAAAATACTGTGACAGTCAACCTCTATGGCAAAAACAATCATAAGGCTGAAATTGTCAAATTCGAATCGGAAATAATTGAAAGGGTACCTTATAAAAAAGTCTACAAAAATGATCCAACACTTCCTCAAGGAGTAGAAAAGCTTTCCAATAAACCCCAGAATGGCTTAAAGGTAAAAACTTATATGCTTGTTTATAAAGATGGCAGGTTAATAGAAAGAAAGCTTCTGTCCTATGACTATTATAAACCTGTAAATGCTGTGATACTGGTTGGAACAAAAGCAAAAGAGACCGTCTCTTCATCTGTTTATGAGTAAAAGGGAGAGGATAAGAAAATGGACATTTATGAAAAGACATTAGAGTGCCCTGTATGCGGTAGCACAATCAAAGCACCATTTGTAAAAAGTTCAGCAATTTATGTAGAGAGCCGGGATACTGACCTTTGTGTTTACTACAAGGGCGTCAACCCTCTTTTGTATGATGTTATTGTCTGCGGGGAATGTGGTTATGCAGCACTTAGCAAAAATTTTGGGAAACTTACAAAATGGGATGTAGAATCATTAAAAGAAAAGGTTGCTTCAAAGTGGGTAAAAAGAGAAATCCCGTTTGAAAGAACCGTAGATGATGCTATTACATTGTACAAGTTGGCTTTGATTACGGCAACATCTAAAAGAAAAGTTAACAAATATGAGGTTGCAGGAATTCTGTTAAGAATTTCATGGCTCTACAGGCTAAGTCAGGATAAAGAAAAAGAGCTTGAATTTCAAAAACTTGCTCTTCAAACATATAAGGATGCATTTGAACATGAAGAAGGGTCAGCTGATGAAATAGATTTGGCAACGGTCATGTATTTGATAGGTGAGCTTTCAAGACGAGTAGGTGACCTTGACGAGGCAAGAAAATGGTTTTCAAAGCTTATATCCAGCAAAGAAGCACGAAACAATCCTCACATTCTTGAACTTGCAAGAGACCAGATTCAGGTTATGAGAGATATGGAATAAAATACAAGAAAAATTGGTAGAAGAAATATGATATAATCTTTCTATAAAATTTTGAAAACTCAGGAGGCAAAAAATGCCAGAAAGTGATGTCCTGCAAGCTATATTTACAACACTTGAAAAGATTAATGGGCGACTTGATACTATTGAGAAAAGATTAGATAAGATTGAGCAGAGGCTTGACAAAGTAGAAGAAAGACTCGATAAAGTAGAAAAAAGACTTGATATTGTGGAGATGAGATTGAATAAGCTTGAAGAGAGGGTTGCAAAATTTGAAGAAGATGTTCAGGTTATCAAACAGGACATTGTTATATTAAAAGAAAATGACAAAGAGCTAACAAGAAGAATGAACGCTGTATATGACCAGGTTGCATTCTTGACTGAATTTCGAACAGAGATGATTATGTTCAGAGATGAGGTATACAAGAGATTTGATAATTTAGAGCAGCAAACAGGAAGATTAAAAGAAGGGTTTGAATATTTACGTGACATGACAGTTGAGCATGAAATTGATATTCGATTTTTAAAAAGAGTTGTGAGAGCTTCATAGTTTACATAGAAAGTAATTAAAAGCTTGAGAGCTCGAAAGAGGGGAACATTCCCCTCTTTTGTTTTATACTTCCTCATAAAATATTCGAAACTTTATATCCTGGTCATAGTTTCCAAAGTTTCTTCCAAAAAGAGTAACTCCTCCAATGTTCTTTGCGTGATCAGGTACAGCAACTCTGAACCTTATTTCATTTT
The sequence above is drawn from the Caldicellulosiruptor bescii DSM 6725 genome and encodes:
- a CDS encoding coiled-coil domain-containing protein, whose translation is MPESDVLQAIFTTLEKINGRLDTIEKRLDKIEQRLDKVEERLDKVEKRLDIVEMRLNKLEERVAKFEEDVQVIKQDIVILKENDKELTRRMNAVYDQVAFLTEFRTEMIMFRDEVYKRFDNLEQQTGRLKEGFEYLRDMTVEHEIDIRFLKRVVRAS
- a CDS encoding DUF2225 domain-containing protein — translated: MDIYEKTLECPVCGSTIKAPFVKSSAIYVESRDTDLCVYYKGVNPLLYDVIVCGECGYAALSKNFGKLTKWDVESLKEKVASKWVKREIPFERTVDDAITLYKLALITATSKRKVNKYEVAGILLRISWLYRLSQDKEKELEFQKLALQTYKDAFEHEEGSADEIDLATVMYLIGELSRRVGDLDEARKWFSKLISSKEARNNPHILELARDQIQVMRDME